Proteins encoded within one genomic window of Bos mutus isolate GX-2022 chromosome 9, NWIPB_WYAK_1.1, whole genome shotgun sequence:
- the SMIM28 gene encoding small integral membrane protein 28 encodes MRALLGSSWGKFGHAGRGTYEWLTSEPSLPLLETQLQGTQKRSSTREDVEPFLFILLPATVLLFLAFLLLFLYRHCQTPRPQGQVSVLDLPEHPPAGEMTDFLPGLPWSSEQTSPYSPLPPEAALLSKACSPPSYEEATKDAPGEQALDASIQCGVGSPGLDKQI; translated from the exons ATGCGGGCACTGCTGGGCAGCAGCTGGGGGAAGTTTGGCCACGCCGGCCGGGGAACATACGAGTGGTTAACCAGCGAACCCAGCCTCCCTCTTCTGGAAACTCAGCTGCAG GGCACCCAGAAGAGAAGTTCCACCCGGGAGGATGTGGAGCCCTTCCTGTTCATCCTTCTTCCAGCCACCGTCCTGCTCTTCCTGGCCTTTCTACTGCTCTTCCTGTATCGCCACTGTCAGACCCCTCGGCCCCAGGGCCAGGTTTCTGTCCTGGACCTCCCAGAGCACCCGCCTGCAGGGGAGATGACCGACTTCCTGCCCGGCTTACCCTGGAGCAGCGAGCAGACCTCCCCTTACTCCCCACTGCCCCCAGAGGCTGCCCTTCTCTCCAAGGCGTGTTCACCGCCCTCCTATGAGGAGGCCACCAAGGATGCTCCTGGGGAACAGGCTCTGGATGCGAGCATTCAGTGTGGAGTGGGTTCACCTGGGCTGGATAAGCAAATATAA